A part of Bubalus bubalis isolate 160015118507 breed Murrah chromosome 6, NDDB_SH_1, whole genome shotgun sequence genomic DNA contains:
- the LOC102405586 gene encoding probable transmembrane reductase CYB561D1 isoform X1, with the protein MQSLEVGLVLAPPREPRLTRWLRRGSGILAHLVAVGFTIFLTVLSRPGTSLFSWHPVFMALAFCLCMAEAILLFSPEHSLFFFCSRKARIRLHWAGQTLAILCAALGLGFIISSRTRSELPHLASWHSWVGALTLLATIGQALCGLCLLCPRAARVSRVARLKLYHLTCGLVVYLMATVTVLLGMHSVWFQAQIKGAAWYLCLVLPLYPALVIMHQISSSYLPRKKMEMQIPRSLPVLSKDSQYWARPFY; encoded by the exons ATGCAGTCTCTGGAGGTAGGTCTGGTTCTCGCTCCGCCGAGGGAGCCGAGACTGACCCGCTGGCTGCGGAGAGGCAGTGGGATCTTGGCGCATCTGGTCGCTGTGGGCTTCACCATCTTCCTGACTGTGCTGTCCCGGCCAGGAACCA GTCTTTTCTCCTGGCACCCTGTATTCATGGCCTTGGCG TTCTGCCTCTGCATGGCTGAGGCCATCCTGCTCTTCTCACCCGAGCACTCCCTGTTCTTCTTCTGCTCCCGAAAGGCCCGGATCCGACTCCACTGGGCAGGGCAGACCCTAGCCATCCTCTGTGCAGCCCTGGGCCTGGGCTTCATCATCTCCAGCAGGACCCGCAGTGAGCTGCCCCACCTGGCGTCCTGGCACAGCTGGGTAGGGGCTCTGACGTTGCTGGCCACTATCGGCCAGGCACTGTGTGGACTTTGCCTCCTGTGTCCCCGGGCAGCCAGGGTCTCAAGGGTGGCTCGTCTCAAGCTCTACCATCTGACATGTGGACTGGTGGTCTACCTGATGGCTACAGTAACAGTGCTTCTGGGCATGCACTCAGTGTGGTTCCAGGCTCAGATCAAAGGTGCAGCCTGGTACCTGTGCCTGGTGCTGCCCCTCTATCCAGCCCTGGTGATAATGCACCAGATCTCCAGCTCCTACTTGccaaggaagaaaatggaaat
- the LOC102405586 gene encoding probable transmembrane reductase CYB561D1 isoform X3 — MQSLEVGLVLAPPREPRLTRWLRRGSGILAHLVAVGFTIFLTVLSRPGTSLFSWHPVFMALAFCLCMAEAILLFSPEHSLFFFCSRKARIRLHWAGQTLAILCAALGLGFIISSRTRSELPHLASWHSWVGALTLLATIGQALCGLCLLCPRAARVSRVARLKLYHLTCGLVVYLMATVTVLLGMHSVWFQAQIKGAAWYLCLVLPLYPALVIMHQISSSYLPRKKMEM; from the exons ATGCAGTCTCTGGAGGTAGGTCTGGTTCTCGCTCCGCCGAGGGAGCCGAGACTGACCCGCTGGCTGCGGAGAGGCAGTGGGATCTTGGCGCATCTGGTCGCTGTGGGCTTCACCATCTTCCTGACTGTGCTGTCCCGGCCAGGAACCA GTCTTTTCTCCTGGCACCCTGTATTCATGGCCTTGGCG TTCTGCCTCTGCATGGCTGAGGCCATCCTGCTCTTCTCACCCGAGCACTCCCTGTTCTTCTTCTGCTCCCGAAAGGCCCGGATCCGACTCCACTGGGCAGGGCAGACCCTAGCCATCCTCTGTGCAGCCCTGGGCCTGGGCTTCATCATCTCCAGCAGGACCCGCAGTGAGCTGCCCCACCTGGCGTCCTGGCACAGCTGGGTAGGGGCTCTGACGTTGCTGGCCACTATCGGCCAGGCACTGTGTGGACTTTGCCTCCTGTGTCCCCGGGCAGCCAGGGTCTCAAGGGTGGCTCGTCTCAAGCTCTACCATCTGACATGTGGACTGGTGGTCTACCTGATGGCTACAGTAACAGTGCTTCTGGGCATGCACTCAGTGTGGTTCCAGGCTCAGATCAAAGGTGCAGCCTGGTACCTGTGCCTGGTGCTGCCCCTCTATCCAGCCCTGGTGATAATGCACCAGATCTCCAGCTCCTACTTGccaaggaagaaaatggaaatgtga
- the LOC102405586 gene encoding probable transmembrane reductase CYB561D1 isoform X2, whose amino-acid sequence MQSLEVGLVLAPPREPRLTRWLRRGSGILAHLVAVGFTIFLTVLSRPGTSLFSWHPVFMALAFCLCMAEAILLFSPEHSLFFFCSRKARIRLHWAGQTLAILCAALGLGFIISSRTRSELPHLASWHSWVGALTLLATIGQALCGLCLLCPRAARVSRVARLKLYHLTCGLVVYLMATVTVLLGMHSVWFQAQIKGAAWYLCLVLPLYPALVIMHQISSSYLPRKKMEIAT is encoded by the exons ATGCAGTCTCTGGAGGTAGGTCTGGTTCTCGCTCCGCCGAGGGAGCCGAGACTGACCCGCTGGCTGCGGAGAGGCAGTGGGATCTTGGCGCATCTGGTCGCTGTGGGCTTCACCATCTTCCTGACTGTGCTGTCCCGGCCAGGAACCA GTCTTTTCTCCTGGCACCCTGTATTCATGGCCTTGGCG TTCTGCCTCTGCATGGCTGAGGCCATCCTGCTCTTCTCACCCGAGCACTCCCTGTTCTTCTTCTGCTCCCGAAAGGCCCGGATCCGACTCCACTGGGCAGGGCAGACCCTAGCCATCCTCTGTGCAGCCCTGGGCCTGGGCTTCATCATCTCCAGCAGGACCCGCAGTGAGCTGCCCCACCTGGCGTCCTGGCACAGCTGGGTAGGGGCTCTGACGTTGCTGGCCACTATCGGCCAGGCACTGTGTGGACTTTGCCTCCTGTGTCCCCGGGCAGCCAGGGTCTCAAGGGTGGCTCGTCTCAAGCTCTACCATCTGACATGTGGACTGGTGGTCTACCTGATGGCTACAGTAACAGTGCTTCTGGGCATGCACTCAGTGTGGTTCCAGGCTCAGATCAAAGGTGCAGCCTGGTACCTGTGCCTGGTGCTGCCCCTCTATCCAGCCCTGGTGATAATGCACCAGATCTCCAGCTCCTACTTGccaaggaagaaaatggaaat